A genomic window from Ignavibacteriota bacterium includes:
- a CDS encoding type II toxin-antitoxin system VapC family toxin, with product MNQVYADAFFWIAFFNRRDKFHIKARSFATSNKSKTLVTTDAVLLEVLNQFASQGEYWRNLIAKAVEKLLQDSKTRIIPLTRTLFNQGLTLYKTRLDKEYSFVDCISMVVMKQENIKEVLSNDHHFVQEGFATLL from the coding sequence ATGAATCAGGTCTATGCCGACGCCTTTTTCTGGATTGCGTTTTTTAATCGTCGAGATAAGTTCCACATCAAGGCAAGATCGTTTGCAACTTCCAATAAGTCGAAAACATTAGTAACCACTGATGCGGTACTTCTTGAAGTATTAAATCAATTCGCATCTCAGGGAGAATATTGGAGAAACTTGATAGCAAAGGCAGTTGAAAAATTATTGCAAGATTCAAAGACACGAATAATTCCGCTTACAAGAACTCTATTCAATCAAGGATTGACATTGTATAAAACCCGATTGGATAAAGAATATAGTTTCGTAGATTGCATATCAATGGTTGTGATGAAACAAGAAAACATCAAAGAAGTTTTATCCAACGACCATCATTTTGTGCAAGAAGGATTCGCAACGCTTCTCTGA